One Lentibacillus cibarius DNA window includes the following coding sequences:
- the atpF gene encoding F0F1 ATP synthase subunit B, translating to MQSLTGFTTIYASLGGLQPGTMLTQLFFFLVLIALLRKFAWGPLMETMQKREDYVSGEIDAAEKSRAEAEKAQAEAKEQLKQTKQEAQQIIDDAKSAGAKQEREIVEAARREADRIKESAQEEIANEKEKALQALQDKVATLSVQIAGKVIEKELSTQDQEKLIDEYIKELGEER from the coding sequence GTGCAGTCGTTAACTGGATTTACAACGATATATGCATCTCTCGGCGGTCTCCAGCCCGGAACGATGCTGACCCAGCTGTTCTTCTTTCTTGTCTTAATTGCACTGCTACGTAAATTTGCATGGGGTCCGTTAATGGAAACAATGCAGAAACGGGAAGATTATGTCAGTGGTGAAATCGATGCTGCCGAAAAGAGCCGTGCAGAAGCAGAAAAGGCACAGGCTGAAGCAAAAGAGCAGTTGAAACAGACAAAGCAGGAAGCACAACAGATTATTGACGATGCAAAAAGTGCCGGAGCCAAGCAAGAACGCGAAATTGTCGAAGCTGCTCGCCGTGAAGCAGATCGTATTAAAGAATCGGCACAAGAAGAAATTGCAAATGAAAAAGAAAAAGCACTTCAAGCACTTCAGGACAAAGTGGCTACATTATCCGTACAAATTGCCGGCAAAGTGATTGAAAAAGAACTTAGCACACAAGATCAGGAAAAGCTGATTGATGAATACATTAAAGAGTTAGGGGAAGAGCGATGA
- a CDS encoding F0F1 ATP synthase subunit delta: MSEVAVARRYADALFQLGNEKGTTDQMAKEFEVLKTIFNNNEQMISFLKHPRVNNEKKKQFIDEVFQSFSADVVNMLHLLRERHRYDVVPSIIDHFIHLVNDAKGIEEATVYSVRELSQTEKQRIEDTFAKRVDKQAIKLKTVVDPSVLGGIKLRIGNTIYDGTLKGKLQRLERNITTAN, translated from the coding sequence ATGAGTGAAGTGGCAGTAGCTAGACGCTATGCGGACGCGCTTTTCCAGCTTGGCAATGAAAAAGGAACAACAGATCAAATGGCCAAAGAGTTTGAAGTCCTGAAAACAATCTTTAATAACAATGAACAAATGATATCATTCCTGAAGCATCCACGCGTTAATAATGAAAAAAAGAAACAATTCATCGATGAAGTGTTTCAATCATTCTCGGCCGATGTCGTCAACATGCTGCATCTGTTAAGAGAGCGTCATCGTTATGACGTCGTACCGTCTATTATTGACCATTTTATCCACTTGGTAAATGATGCGAAAGGAATTGAAGAGGCGACTGTATATTCTGTTCGAGAATTATCACAAACGGAAAAACAACGAATTGAAGACACGTTTGCTAAGCGAGTCGACAAACAAGCTATCAAACTTAAGACCGTTGTTGACCCATCAGTTCTCGGCGGTATTAAGCTGCGAATCGGCAATACCATTTATGACGGGACACTCAAAGGTAAATTGCAACGGCTCGAGCGGAATATCACAACGGCAAACTAA
- the atpA gene encoding F0F1 ATP synthase subunit alpha, with the protein MSIKAEEISSLIKQQIENFDADIEVSDVGTVIEIGDGIARAHGLDNAMAGELLEFSNGVMGMAQNLEESNVGIVILGPYADIKEGDEVRRTGRVMQVPVGEELLGRVVNPLGQPVDGKGPVETTKNRPIESPAPSIMDRQSVEEPLQTGIKAIDALVPIGRGQRELIIGDRQTGKTTIAVDTILNQKDEDMLCIYVAIGQKDSTVRSTVETFRRHGVLDKTIVVSAGASEPAPLLYLAPYAGVSMGEDFMYNGKHVVVVYDDLTKQAAAYRELSLLLRRPPGREAFPGDVFYLHSRLLERAAKLSDDKGGGSLTALPFVETQAGDIGAYIPTNVISITDGQIFLQSDLFFSGVRPAINAGLSVSRVGGSAQLKAMKKVAGTLRLDLASFRELEAFAQFGSDLDKSTKAKLDRGARTVEVLKQGLHKPLAVEKQVMIIYALTKGFLDDIPVEDVTRFEEQFHTWLDENRSELLSVIRETGKLAEQDDMSEAVEAFKKTFSPSE; encoded by the coding sequence ATGAGCATTAAAGCTGAAGAAATCAGTTCGCTGATCAAACAGCAAATCGAGAATTTTGACGCTGATATCGAAGTCAGCGATGTCGGTACAGTTATCGAAATCGGTGACGGTATCGCACGTGCTCATGGCCTTGATAATGCCATGGCCGGTGAGCTTCTTGAATTTTCGAACGGTGTTATGGGTATGGCGCAAAACCTTGAAGAAAGTAATGTTGGTATCGTCATATTAGGACCATATGCAGATATAAAAGAAGGCGATGAAGTCCGCCGCACAGGCAGAGTTATGCAAGTACCTGTTGGGGAGGAATTGCTGGGGCGTGTTGTGAATCCGCTTGGTCAACCAGTGGACGGCAAAGGCCCGGTTGAGACGACAAAAAACCGTCCAATCGAATCACCGGCTCCTTCCATTATGGACCGCCAGTCAGTTGAAGAACCATTGCAGACCGGTATTAAAGCGATAGACGCACTTGTACCAATCGGACGCGGACAGCGTGAACTGATTATTGGTGACCGTCAAACCGGTAAAACGACTATCGCAGTGGATACCATTTTAAATCAAAAAGACGAGGATATGCTCTGTATTTATGTGGCGATTGGACAGAAAGATTCAACCGTCCGCTCTACAGTGGAAACATTCCGCCGTCATGGTGTGCTTGATAAGACCATTGTTGTCTCCGCTGGCGCGTCAGAACCTGCTCCACTGTTATACCTTGCACCATATGCAGGGGTATCCATGGGTGAAGATTTCATGTATAACGGAAAGCACGTGGTTGTCGTCTATGATGACTTAACTAAGCAGGCAGCAGCTTATCGTGAACTTTCCTTGTTGCTACGTCGCCCACCAGGCCGTGAAGCATTCCCAGGTGATGTCTTCTACTTGCATTCACGTCTCTTGGAACGTGCAGCGAAATTGAGCGACGATAAAGGTGGAGGATCACTGACCGCGCTGCCATTTGTTGAAACACAGGCAGGCGATATCGGTGCGTATATTCCGACGAACGTTATTTCTATTACCGATGGGCAGATCTTCTTGCAATCCGATTTGTTCTTCTCCGGTGTACGCCCGGCGATCAACGCTGGTTTATCCGTATCCCGTGTCGGTGGTTCGGCACAGCTAAAAGCGATGAAGAAAGTTGCCGGAACATTGCGTCTTGACTTAGCGTCGTTCCGTGAACTGGAAGCATTCGCACAGTTCGGCTCAGATTTGGATAAATCGACAAAAGCCAAACTTGACCGTGGTGCCCGTACTGTTGAAGTACTGAAACAGGGCTTGCACAAGCCACTGGCCGTTGAAAAACAAGTAATGATTATTTATGCACTGACAAAAGGATTCCTCGATGACATTCCGGTTGAAGATGTTACTAGATTTGAGGAACAATTCCATACATGGCTTGATGAAAATCGCAGTGAGTTGCTTTCTGTTATCCGTGAAACAGGTAAATTAGCTGAACAGGATGATATGAGCGAAGCAGTCGAAGCATTCAAAAAGACATTTAGTCCAAGTGAATAA
- the atpE gene encoding F0F1 ATP synthase subunit C: protein MSGALAAAIAVGLAALGAGVGNGLIVSRTVEGIARQPELRGQLQTTMFIGVGLVEAMPIIAVVIALMVM from the coding sequence ATGTCTGGAGCATTAGCAGCAGCAATTGCAGTAGGTTTGGCGGCATTAGGTGCCGGTGTAGGTAACGGTTTGATCGTAAGTCGTACGGTTGAGGGGATTGCTCGTCAACCAGAATTAAGAGGTCAGCTACAGACAACCATGTTCATTGGTGTCGGACTGGTTGAGGCGATGCCGATCATCGCGGTTGTTATCGCATTAATGGTCATGTAA